The following proteins are encoded in a genomic region of Phycodurus eques isolate BA_2022a chromosome 11, UOR_Pequ_1.1, whole genome shotgun sequence:
- the crtac1b gene encoding cartilage acidic protein 1 produces the protein MLWFVLFLPALCSTQRSEPMFSAVTKAMLPPDYDNNPTQLNYGVAVTDVDGDGDLEVFVAGYNGPNVVLKYDKERRRLVNIAVDNRSSPFYALRDRQGNAIGVTACDIDGDGREEIYVLNTNNAFSGRATYTDKLFKFRNGRFEDLLNDDINEHRDVANRMAGRSVACVDRKGTGRYAIYIANYASGTVGPHALIEMDEAASDLSQGVIALSNVAEQAGVNKFTGGRGVVVGPIVSQSYSDVFCDNEYGPNFLFRNNGDGTFTDVAQQSGVEDPMQHGRGVALADFNRDGKTDIVYGNWNGPHRLYMQLNNRKQRFKDIASQKFSMPSPVRTVIAADFDNDNELEVFFNNIAYRGPSANRLFRVSRREHGDPQIEELNVGEASEPEGRGTGAAATDFDGDGRLELLVSHGESAAQPLSIYKVNLGTTNSWLRVIPRTKFGAFARGAKVVVYTKRSGPHTRIIDGGSGYLCEMEPVAHFGLGKDMATNVEVYWPDGISVARPLEPSEINSVLEIHYPRDDDEVTPTVEIECGPGFALNENGRCIDKDECTQFPSVCPSDRPVCTNTYGSFKCRIKRRCNQGFEPSDDGTACVAQVAYFGKTRSSAEPTWSAISLWLSPIGVLPLISTHLQSGLL, from the exons ATGTTGTGGTTTGTTTTATTCCTGCCTGCGCTTTGCTCGACCCAGCGTTCAGAGCCGATGTTCTCAGCCGTAACCAAGGCTATGCTTCCTCCCGACTACGACAACAACCCAACCCAGCTCAACTACGGTGTGGCCGTCACCGACGTGGACGGCGACGGAGACCTGGAGGTGTTTGTTGCAGG TTACAATGGTCCTAACGTGGTGCTGAAGTACGACAAGGAGAGAAGAAGACTTGTCAACATCGCCGTGGACAATCGCAGCTCCCCGTTCTACGCCCTGAGAGACCGCCAAGGCAACGCTATCGGGGTAACAGCGTGTGACATTGACGGAGACGGCCGGGAGGAGATTTATGTACTCAACACCAATAACGCCTTTTCTG GACGTGCGACATATACAGACAAACTCTTCAAGTTCCGAAATGGACGATTCGAGGATCTGCTGAATGATGACATTAACGAACATAGGGATGTGGCCAACCGTATGGCCGGACGCTCAGTGGCCTGTGTGGACAGAAAG GGCACAGGCCGTTATGCCATCTACATAGCAAACTATGCCAGCGGCACCGTGGGTCCACATGCGCTTATAGAGATGGACGAGGCGGCGAGTGACCTTTCGCAAGGCGTCATCGCACTGTCCAACGTGGCTGAACAAGCGGGAGTCAACAAGTTCACTG GTGGCCGAGGTGTGGTCGTGGGGCCCATCGTGAGCCAGAGCTACTCTGATGTGTTTTGTGACAACGAGTATGGACCCAACTTCCTGTTCCGAAACAACGGCGATGGAACTTTTACTGACGTGGCGCAGCAGTCTG GGGTGGAGGACCCCATGCAGCACGGCAGAGGCGTAGCCCTTGCAGACTTCAACCGTGACGGGAAGACGGACATCGTTTACGGCAACTGGAACGGACCTCATCGTCTTTACATGCAACTTAACAACCGCAAGCAGAGGTTCAAG GACATAGCCTCGCAGAAGTTTTCCATGCCATCCCCAGTCCGCACCGTTATTGCAGCTGATTTTGACAATGACAACGAGTTGGAGGTCTTCTTCAATAACATTGCCTACAGGGGGCCCTCGGCCAACAGACTGTTTAG GGTGAGCAGGAGAGAGCATGGAGACCCCCAGATAGAGGAATTGAATGTTGGCGAGGCTTCCGAGCCAGAAGGACGAGGAACTG GAGCTGCAGCCACAGACTTTGATGGAGATGGCCGTCTGGAGTTGCTGGTGTCTCATGGTGAAAGTGCAGCGCAACCGCTTTCTATCTACAAAGTCAACCTG GGAACCACAAACTCATGGCTGCGTGTGATTCCCCGGACCAAGTTTGGCGCTTTTGCCAGAGGAGCTAAAGTGGTGGTGTACACAAAGAGGAGCGGACCGCACACACGCATCATCGATGGAGGGTCGGGGTACCTCTGCGAGATGGAGCCTGTCGCACACTTCGGCCTAG GTAAGGACATGGCCACAAATGTGGAAGTGTACTGGCCAGATGGCATCTCAGTTGCTCGACCCTTGGAACCGTCAGAGATCAATTCTGTGCTGGAGATCCACTATCCGAGAGACGATGATGAGGTCACCCCCACTGTGGAAATAGAG TGTGGTCCTGGCTTTGCTCTAAATGAAAATGGACGCTGCATTG ATAAAGATGAGTGTACCCAATTCCCGTCTGTGTGTCCCTCTGACCGTCCCGTTTGCACCAACACTTATGGCAGCTTTAAATGCCGTATCAAGAGAAGATGCAACCAGGGCTTTGAGCCCAGTGATGATGGGACTGCATGTGTGG CCCAGGTGGCTTACTTTGGGAAGACCCGGTCGTCTGCGGAACCCACATGGTCGGCCATTTCTCTCTGGCTATCACCCATCGGTGTACTTCCTCTCATCTCGACCCATCTCCAGAGTGGACTACTGTAG